The following are encoded together in the Penicillium digitatum chromosome 3, complete sequence genome:
- a CDS encoding Protein kinase — MDGDELIASVFRKIEREKALITAASNMRQSTDNPLVQQRVDANIRDGRKNIAYLEEKMRELQVRQMNQEGGSPGQRGGPALPPKDHPGYAGEQGDGPYPQGGSGSMPSGAPFADPRPYAPIPKARPNYTKLDLIKYDTPYLGPKIQLMLSQLEFKLSVEMQYKAGIEKMVRLYQDEGDRKSRADAEGRRIESNQKIQLLKQALKRYEDLHVDIESADAPDDESLSVPNMRKPLTGLLTMRIHAVKDVDHAASSRFSRGPETYIVVKVEDTIKARTKAIRNDKWQDESFSMDIDKANEIELTVYDKSGDRPVPIGMLWVRISDIAEEMRRKKLETELNASGWVSADKMGDGGSPRHDNAGSPMGSSHGPSPGGRPGTSGHAAHGGESSNAPPTVAIDSWFALEPVGRVQLQMSFAKQLKDRRPFDIGLNRQGAVRQKKEEVHEKQGHKFITQQFYNIMRCALCGEFLKYAAGMQCADCKYTCHRKCYPKVVTKCISKANYETDPDEEKINHRIPHRFEGFSNISANWCCHCGYLLPFGRKSAKRCSECGLTCHAQCTHLVPDFCGMTMEAANQILETLIRTKNHNKSASVSSGLSNRTLRAGGPPQPAQDNAALSYPPKPIEGPYGVTPRQPSAEAAAQHQQMPPNSPTGPSAAAAAAAAAAAATGPRSPQQPPTETGRPMPQPQAPQQPQHAHYDPSAYANFSQQPPPQAMQNVQPAAYPMAPPPQPIQQQIPQQQQVAPPIKDDAAAQAKARIGLDHFNFLAVLGKGNFGKVMLAETKSSRKLYAIKVLKKEFIIENDEVESTKSEKRVFLIANKERHPFLVNLHACFQTETRIYFVMEYISGGDLMLHIQRGQFGLKRAQFYAAEVCLALKHFHENGVIYRDLKLDNIMLTLDGHIKIADYGLCKENMWYGSTTSTFCGTPEFMGPEILLDKKYGRAVDWWAFGVLIYQMLLQQSPFRGEDEDEIYDAILADEPLYPIHMPRDSVSILQKLLTREPELRLGSGPTDAQEVMSHAFFRNINWDDIYHKRVPPPFIPTISSPTDTSNFDQEFTSVTPVLTPVQSVLSQAMQEEFRGFSYTADFA, encoded by the exons ATGGATGGAGACGAGCTGATCGCCTCGGTCTTCCGCAAGATCGAGCGGGAGAAGGCCCTCATCACCGCTGCCAGTAACATGCGGCAGTCGACCGACAATCCTCTCGTGCAACAGAGAGTCGATGCCAACATCCGCGATGGCCGCAAGAATATCGCTTATCTGGAGGAGAAAATGAGGGAATTGCAAGTCCGTCAGATGAACCAGGAAGGTGGCTCCCCCGGCCAGCGTGGAGGCCCGGCCCTCCCGCCCAAAGATCACCCCGGGTATGCTGGCGAGCAAGGTGATGGTCCCTATCCTCAGGGTGGTTCTGGCTCGATGCCTTCTGGTGCCCCATTCGCCGACCCCCGACCTTACGCTCCGATCCCGAAGGCGAGGCCCAACTACACAAAGCTAG ATTTGATCAAGTATGACACTCCATACCTCGGACCGAAGATCCAACTCATGCTGTCTCAATTGGAGTTCAAGCTGAGCGTGGAAATGCAATATAAAGCCGGTATTGAAAAGATGGTCCGCTTGTACCAGGATGAGGGCGACCGAAAGAGCCGAGCTGACGCCGAGGGCCGTCGCATTGAGAGTAACCAAAAGATTCAGCTTCTAAAGCAGGCGCTGAAGCGATACGAAGATCTTCATGTTGATATTGAATCCGCCGATGCACCAGATG ATGAGAGTCTTAGTGTTCCGAACATGCGCAAACCGCTAACGGGTCTGCTGACAATGCGCATCCATGCGGTCAAGGACGTGGACCATGCAGCCAGTTCTCGATTTTCTCGAGGACCAGAGACATACATTGTCGTCAAGGTTGAAGACACGATCAAAGCGAGAACTAAGGCCATCCGAAACGATAAATGGCAGGACGAAAGCTTTTCTATGGATATCGACAAGGCAAACGAGATCGAATTGACTGTTTATGACAAGTCAGGAGATCGCCCAGTACCAATCGGCATGCTTTGGGTGCGCATTTCTGACATCGCAGAGGAGATGCGTCGCAAGAAACTTGAGACGGAGCTCAATGCATCTGGCTGGGTATCGGCAGATAAGATGGGCGATGGCGGATCTCCTCGACATGACAACGCCGGTTCTCCCATGGGCTCTTCACATGGCCCTAGCCCCGGAGGACGCCCGGGCACCTCGGGGCATGCTGCACATGGCGGCGAGAGCTCAAATGCTCCCCCGACAGTGGCGATTGATTCATGGTTTGCCCTGGAACCGGTTGGCCGAGTTCAGCTTCAAATGAGCTTCG CCAAACAACTGAAGGACCGCCGTCCCTTTGATATTGGTCTTAACCGTCAAGGTGCCGTTCGTCAAAAGAAGGAGGAGGTTCACGAAAAGCAGGGTCACAAGTTCATCACCCAGCAATTTTACAACATCATGCGCTGTGCATTGTGTGGAGAATTCCTCAAGTATGCTGCCGGCATGCAATGTGCGGACTGCAAGTACACCTGCCACCGCAAGTGTTATCCCAAGGTTGTCACCAAGTGTATCAGTAAAGCCAACTACGAGACCGATCCGGACGAGGAGAAAATCAACCATCGCATTCCCCACCGATTCGAAGGTTTTTCCAACATCTCCGCCAACTGGTGCTGCCACTGCGGTTATCTGCTTCCGTTTGGACGCAAAAGTGCCAAGCGCTGCTCTG AATGTGGTCTTACGTGTCACGCTCAGTGCACTCATCTCGTGCCCGATTTCTGTGGAATGACGATGGAAGCTGCCAATCAAATTCTTGAGACACTGATTCGCACCAAGAATCACAACAAGTCTGCCTCTGTTAGTTCTGGCCTCAGCAACCGTACCCTTCGAGCAGGCGGTCCGCCGCAGCCCGCTCAAGACAACGCTGCCCTCTCCTACCCCCCGAAGCCGATAGAAGGACCTTACGGGGTTACTCCTAGACAACCCTCTGCAGAAGCG GCTGCACAGCACCAGCAGATGCCACCCAATTCGCCCACAGGACCTTccgctgccgctgccgctgccgccgccgccgccgcagctACCGGGCCACGTAGCCCTCAGCAACCACCAA CCGAAACGGGCCGTCCTATGCCGCAACCCCAGGCACCTCAGCAGCCCCAGCACGCCCACTACGACCCATCCGCTTATGCCAATTTCTCGCAGCAGCCTCCACCCCAGGCTATGCAGAATGTGCAGCCTGCGGCTTATCCGATGGCGCCGCCTCCGCAGCCCATTCAGCAACAAATCCCCCAACAACAGCAAGTTGCACCTCCTATCAAGGACGACGCTGCAGCGCAGGCAAAGGCTCGCATTGGATTGGATcacttcaatttccttgCTGTTCTTGGAAAAGGTAATTTCGGAAAGGTCATGTTGGCTGAAACAAAGAGCTCCCGCAAGTTGTATGCCATCAAGGTGTTGAAGAAGGAATTCATTATCGAGAACGATGAAGTGGAGAGCACCAAGTCAGAGAAGCGTGTTTTCCTAATCGCAAACAAGGAACGGCACCCCTTCCTTGTTAACTTGCACGCTTGTTTCCAAACTGAAACTCGTATCTATTTCGTCATGGAGTATATCAGTGGTGGTGATCTCATGCTGCACATCCAGCGTGGCCAATTCGGTCTCAAGAGGGCACA ATTCTATGCCGCCGAGGTCTGCTTGGCACTCAAGCACTTCCACGAGAACGGAGTCATCTATCGTGACTTGAAGCTTGACAATATCATGCTGACCCTGGATGGTCACATCAAAATCGCCGATTATGGTCTTTGCAAGGAGAACATGTGGTACGGTAGCACAACAAGCACGTTCTGTGGTACTCCTGAATTCATGGGCCCAGAA ATTTTACTGGACAAGAAGTATGGACGGGCCGTGGATTGGTGGGCGTTCGGTGTTCTCATCTACCAGATGCTTTTGCAACAGTCTCCGTTCCgtggtgaagatgaggatgaaatCTACGATGCCATTCTCGCCGACGAGCCTCTCTACCCCATTCACATGCCTCGCGACTCCGTGTCGATTCTCCAGAAGCTGTTGACTCGTGAGCCCGAGTTGCGTCTGGGCTCCGGTCCCACCGATGCCCAGGAAGTCATGTCTCATGCCTTCTTCCGCAACATCAACTGGGATGACATCTACCACAAGCGGGTTCCCCCACCATTCATCCCCACTATCAGCAGTCCTACCGATACCAGCAACTTCGATCAGGAGTTTACTAGTGTGACTCCTGTCTTGACGCCTGTTCAATCTG TGCTTTCACAAGCCATGCAGGAAGAATTCCGTGGATTCTCCTACACTGCTGACTTTGCTTGA
- a CDS encoding Protein kinase domain family protein, giving the protein MPDKVVQLNEQGQIVASAQKRALFPDDNEPQNPARLVQLEPKGSATTHKWPEDTDISGDEKWDSDPPTSPEYKISSASGDGDSDTSDSLSSPSAKRVKMADLHHSVNKGRSLKPKAKKARRRKTWDSDQSMSEPSDLDYESEEEYFIPAGERDDELLNNKLTRERAKRLLEAMELPQGHDLSPDEQRTAHQLLTRGCMPTIHRHWEKDFSTLPESLFFSGKDDEIQCNESHFVLGNNKCSEFYAIRAFQELLKICGNVRDYCNILDIGPGIYIKKSIEKYLRWALNDAGVRVQPDTPHVHVIYCQHQDEEPKEAFSKVAETLEKLSNTWQSLLAAPHDVEAAWPALMGLVLCGPVLSAISLDTNPYPQTQTQGIKFLGHFDLSDFDNDVWNTLAVAIIVMHIKRTLTKLAKGYDHRFVASTFDNPVIGSPDLDR; this is encoded by the exons ATGCCTGATAAGGTTGTTCAGTTGAACGAACAGGGTCAGATT GTGGCCTCGGCCCAAAAGCGGGCCCTCTTCCCTGATGACAATGAGCCCCAGAACCCGGCTAGGCTAGTTCAACTCGAGCCAAAGGGTTCTGCGACAACGCACAAGTGGCCCGAGGACACCGACATCAGTGGGGACGAAAAATGGGACTCCGATCCGCCCACCTCGCCCGAATACAAGATTTCCAGTGCGAGTGGTGATGGGGACAGCGATACCAGTGACTCTCTTTCTTCGCCGTCCGCAAAGCGAGTGAAGATGGCTGATCTGCATCACTCGGTCAATAAAGGTCGCTCGCTTAAGCCTAAGGCCAAAAAGGCCAGGAGGAGGAAGACATGGGATTCAGATCAGTCAATGTCTGAGCCAAGTGACCTTGACTACGAGAGCGAGGAAGAATACTTCATTCCTGCAGGAGAGCGGGACGACGAGCTGCTCAACAATAAGCTGACTCGAGAAAGGGCAAAGCGCCTACTTGAAGCAATGGAACTCCCCCAAGGCCACGACCTGTCACCAGACGAACAGCGGACTGCCCATCAACTTCTGACTCGTGGCTGCATGCCAACCATCCATAGACACTGGGAGAAGGATTTCTCTACCCTTCCAGAGTCGCTATTCTTTTCTGGGAAAGATGACGAAATTCAGTGTAACGAATCTCACTTTGTCCTTGGAAACAATAAGTGTTCCGAATTTTACGCGATCCGTGCCTTTCAAGAGCTTTTAAAGATATGTGGCAATGTGAGGGACTACTGTAATATCCTTGACATCGGTCCTGGGATCTATATCAAGAAGTCGATAGAAAAATACCTGCGCTGGGCATTGAACGATGCCGGTGTCAGGGTCCAGCCGGACACACCCCATGTGCATGTCATCTATTGCCAACATCAGGATGAAGAGCCAAAGGAAGCCTTTAGTAAAGTTGCTGAAACATTGGAGAAGCTATCGAATACCTGGCAGAGCCTACTTGCTGCACCCCACGATGTTGAAGCAGCTTGGCCCGCATTGATGGGACTCGTCCTCTGTGGACCTGTTCTTTCGGCCATCTCTCTGGACACCAATCCTTATCCACAAACCCAAACACAAGGAATTAAGTTCCTTGGTCATTTTGACCTTTCAGATTTTGATAATGATGTGTGGAACACCCTAGCTGTCGCGATCATCGTCATGCACATCAAAAGGACCTTGACCAAACTCGCAAAAGGCTACGATCACAGATTTGTGGCCTCGACATTTGATAACCCTGTCATTGGTTCCCCGGACCTCGATCGTTAA
- a CDS encoding Multi antimicrobial extrusion protein MatE yields MISEDQGATESSPLLRDIDPEAASNSKNSGWRQELAIISRYSAPLMISLLLQHALSGSSIFMVGHLGKREIGAVSLANMTVQITGFFVFQGLATCLDTLCPQAYGSGNLTMVGLHVQRLTLFMLVLTIPIGAIWWNADRIFLLILPSESQETALLAGLYLKIAIAGAPGYACFESGKRFFQAQGLFSASLVVLLICSTLNIFMGWLFVWRLQWGFIGAPIAVAIANSLLPVFLAFYVIFIKGSECWHPISFEVWRGWGPMLQLAIPSWLMIEAEVLAWEFMTIISSRLGATELAAQAAISTLSDFAFQISFSIAVAGGTHIAYLIGAGFLQRAATAAKVMVLAAFGAGISNMLVILALRSVIPGLFSDIGEVWQYIFLLLPLGAVVQIPDAVATSLNSLLRAVGRPDLGSYVQLSIYYLVGLPLGIAFAFGLHWSIFGLWCGILIGQSIIVSIEGFYFWKMVDWEKASREAVDRM; encoded by the exons ATGATCTCCGAAGACCAAGGGGCCACAGAATCCTCCCCACTGTTGCGCGACATTGACCCAGAAGCAGCAAGCAATTCCAAGAATTCAGGATGGCGACAAGAATTAGCAATCATCTCACGATATTCCGCCCCGCTCATGATATCGCTTCTACTTCAACATGCATTGAGCGGTTCTAGCATCTTCATGGTGGGCCACCTAGGGAAACGAGAAATCGGGGCCGTGAGCTTAGCCAACATGACTGTCCAGATCACTGGATTTTTTGTCTTCCAAGGGCTAGCAACATGTTTGGATACCTTATGTCCTCAAGCATATGGTTCAGGGAACCTGACCATGGTCGGGCTGCATGTTCAGCGACTGACGCTTTTCATGCTCGTCCTTACAATCCCAATTGGAGCTATATGGTGGAATGCGGATCGAatctttcttctcatcctACCGTCTGAATCCCAGGAGACGGCTCTTCTCGCAGGATTGTATCTGAAAATTGCCATCGCCGGCGCTCCCGGTTATGCTTGCTTTGAGTCCGGAAAGCGATTTTTCCAGGCACAGGGATTGTTCAGTGCTAGTCTGGTAGTTCTGTTGATATGTTCTACATTGAATATTTTCATGGGCTGGTTGTTTGTTTGG AGACTGCAATGGGGCTTTATCGGTGCACCTATCGCCGTTGCGATCGCAAACAGTCTTCTGCCCGTATTTCTAGCCTTCTAtgtcatcttcatcaaggGCTCTGAATGCTGGCACCCCATTTCTTTCGAGGTGTGGCGCGGCTGGGGTCCAATGTTGCAGCTTGCCATCCCGAGTTGGCTAATGATCGAAGCCGAGGTCCTCGCATGGGAATTCATGACCATTATTTCGTCCCGTCTAGGTGCAACTGAGCTTGCGGCCCAGGCTGCTATATCGACACTTTCAGACTTTGCATTCCAAATCTCGTTTTCCATCGCTGTTGCTGGTGGCACACACATTGCCTATCTGATCGGAGCAGGCTTCCTCCAGCGTGCGGCAACAGCAGCCAAGGTCATGGTCCTTGCTGCCTTTGGTGCTGGCATATCAAATATGCTTGTGATCCTTGCTCTCAGGAGTGTCATTCCGGGCTTATTTAGTGATATCGGTGAGGTCTGGCAGTACATCTTCTTATTGCTTCCATTGGGTGCCGTTGTTCAAATTCCAGACGCCGTGGCCACTTCTCTCAATAGCTTACTGCGGGCTGTGGGACGACCGGATCTGGGGAGCTACGTTCAGCTCTCAATCTACTACCTCGTGGGATTGCCTTTGGGCATTGCTTTCGCATTTGGCTTGCACTGGAGCATTTTTGGGCTATGGTGTGGAATCCTTATCGGCCAGTCGATCATTGTGTCGATCGAGGGCTTTTATTTCTGGAAAATGGTGGACTGGGAGAAGGCATCCCGAGAAGCGGTAGATCGTATGTGA
- a CDS encoding Tubulin-specific chaperone D, putative: MDAAEDRDVKLQRASGDLVSEFSAKLPSLLWRAQNGTPLRTPRKWAQVTKTNKLVNLLEPFQEWPQLLDPHLQTLLPPLVDAFLAYLIKHRTQYGSVSTKSSQARNLFPLPRAICRLLYTFCKVRGVKVISRFLNNEPKYLDSMLRAFIEWDAIRPNSEELVESGTQRLIWEERYVMLVWLSHLLLAPFDLSSLSSDSIPVPYDNLQQLTWLPSETPMIAQSLLSLSLHYIGASGKEREAATALLARLALRGDMQALGMLAGLTKWSFAIVQPTGNIDSPSVYACIGVLTFIARLCASGQVEDFAPLVNSVFQQTLSVFQEKSSVSATIQSSALARKIVVKILRNITVMALSLSERGDAHITDYQLSTILEDAIDHFLVSLADKDTPVRFAASKALSIITLKLDPEMGTEVIEAVIGSLGENILYEKDDGSLVTPFEARKIGTHTLKRNLSAVDAQQWQGLILTLSHLLFRRAPPIPQLPEILQSLVSGLGFEQRSSTGGSVGTGVRDAACFGIWAISRKYTTRELLALQPQLVASQSGQKEVDVLQKLAVELICAACIDPSGNIRRGSSAALQELIGRHPDTIAQGIPLVQVVDYHAVARRSRALTDVAKATASLDQIYWSPLLDALMGWRGIGSPDAESRRHAAKSIGTLSTQELFKTMKLVLDKLLQTFSSISRNDVESRHGCLLSIAATIDAFILHWEASAEKRDTPEARAVSTQVANIWDIFGSVSGPTNDDLTFQTSRPELTAEASSCLIYSLSRSALATDLAQPLEPLLNRALQILSLCVSRSDDISIETSSSALAQLFPLLSRSKQQETVRFWFAHLRTSWRLPAGRGQILALGTVFRQFGAQSDVQEDIVTEILRYTGEEELIEKRVAAVKCLSTSILPFMTTTDTIASNFVEFLNDYTTDRRGDIGSLIRVEAIQAVGILLQRQSNSTPRSTPVQTLVGCLCRLACEKLDKVRLQAWISLQNFWESASDLPPLEKKFEHFSHVSSQEYFAQLLTLQEVDWLRLPLLQGLATSAISGAEGLVRASRSALTQLLYSKAEPRRQEILMVFLQDLSTVLSDNLQDDRFAIPAVEFVAFLIDSYIPVIPEGSDPSFRKLFTLVQKAHFRSANMARLEAAVKVYATLSRIDSLRDSVLKKMTGLLLHPFPRVRSSAAEYLFVVTDSEIAKYEDWSASPKKLKPQVDNLKVTISLEG; encoded by the exons ATGGATGCCGCCGAGGATCGAGACGTGAAGCTTCAACGGGCCTCCGGGGATTTGGTGTCCGAGTTTTCCGCAAAGCTTCCCTCGCTATTGTGGAGAGCCCAAAATGGCACTCCCCTCCGCACCCCACGTAAATGGGCGCAGGTCACCAAAACGAACAAGCTTGTTAACCTT CTTGAACCCTTTCAAGAATGGCCTCAACTCTTAGATCCACATTTGCAGACATTGCTGCCTCCTTTAGTGGACGCTTTTCTAGCGTATCTGATCAAGCACCGCACTCAGTATGGCTCTGTGTCGACGAAGTCATCTCAAGCAAGGAATCTGTTCCCCCTACCAAGAGCCATCTGCAGATTACTTTACACTTTCTGCAAAGTCCGTGGCGTCAAAGTGATTAGCAGATTCTTAAACAATGAGCCGAAATACCTAGATTCGATGCTTCGGGCCTTCATCGAATGGGATGCGATACGGCCAAATTCCGAAGAACTGGTCGAATCTGGAACCCAGCGACTCATCTGGGAAGAACGCTACGTGATGCTGGTCTGGCTTTCGCATCTTCTACTTGCTCCTTTTGATTTGTCGTCCTTATCATCAGATAGTATTCCGGTGCCATATGATAATCTACAACAGTTAACTTGGCTACCATCTGAGACTCCTATGATTGCCCAGTCGCTTCTTTCCCTGTCGTTGCACTATATTGGTGCGTCGGGAAAAGAACGTGAGGCAGCCACGGCACTTTTGGCACGATTGGCTTTACGCGGAGACATGCAAGCTCTCGGTATGCTTGCAGGTCTGACAAAGTGGTCATTCGCTATAGTACAACCGACGGGGAACATCGACTCGCCCTCTGTCTATGCTTGTATCGGGGTCCTCACATTCATTGCTCGCTTGTGCGCATCGGGTCAGGTAGAGGACTTTGCTCCCCTGGTCAATTCTGTCTTCCAGCAGACTCTCAGTGTATTTCAAGAGAAGTCTTCAGTATCTGCGACAATCCAGTCTTCGGCGTTGGCTAGAAAGATCGTTGTCAAGATCCTTCGCAACATTACAGTCATGGCCTTGTCCTTGAGTGAGCGAGGCGACGCCCACATCACTGATTATCAGTTATCGACCATACTTGAAGATGCAATTGATCATTTCTTGGTCTCCTTGGCCGACAAAGATACACCCGTGCGATTTGCAGCGAGCAAAGCACTCAGCATCATCACTTTGAAATTGGACCCAGAGATGGGGACGGAGGTCATTGAAGCGGTTATTGGCTCGCTGGGAGAAAACATTCTCTATGAAAAAGATGATGGCTCCCTCGTGACGCCATTTGAAGCCAGGAAGATTGGCACACACACCCTTAAACGTAATCTCAGTGCAGTCGATGCCCAGCAATGGCAAGGATTAATCCTGACACTGTCACATTTACTTTTCCGCCGAGCACCTCCTATTCCCCAGCTTCCTGAAATTCTTCAATCACTTGTGTCTGGTCTAGGCTTCGAGCAAAGATCTTCTACTGGTGGTTCTGTGGGAACTGGGGTTCGAGATGCGGCATGCTTCGGTATTTGGGCTATTTCCCGGAAGTATACAACACGAGAACTCCTGGCTTTGCAGCCCCAGTTGGTGGCGTCGCAATCTGGCCAGAAGGAGGTCGATGTTCTGCAAAAGCTGGCCGTGGAACTCATCTGTGCTGCCTGTATCGATCCTTCTGGGAACATCCGACGCGGGTCGTCTGCTGCGCTACAAGAGTTGATTGGTCGCCACCCTGATACCATCGCGCAGGGCATTCCTCTCGTTCAGGTTGTAGATTATCATGCCGTTGCACGACGTTCTCGTGCACTTACCGATGTTGCAAAAGCAACAGCGTCTCTGGATCAAATTTACTGGAGTCCACTTCTGGACGCTTTGATGGGATGGAGAGGTATTGGTTCTCCAGATGCCGAGTCCAGAAGACATGCGGCTAAGTCCATTGGAACGTTGAGTACACAGGAGCTATTCAAAACCATGAAGTTGGTCCTGGATAAATTGCTGCAAACTTTCTCCAGCATCTCTCGGAATGATGTGGAATCACGCCATGGCTGTCTGTTGTCTATTGCTGCTACGATCGATGCTTTTATTTTACATTGGGAAGCATCCGCAGAGAAGAGAGATACCCCGGAAGCCAGGGCTGTTTCCACTCAAGTGGCCAACATCTGGGATATATTTGGTTCTGTCTCAGGCCCTACCAATGACGACTTAACCTTCCAGACTTCACGCCCCGAATTGACAGCAGAGGCATCTTCCTGTTTGATCTACTCGCTCTCTCGGTCTGCCCTCGCAACAGATCTAGCTCAACCTTTAGAACCACTTTTGAATCGAGCACTCCAAATTCTATCCCTCTGTGTTTCCCGAAGTGACGATATCTCGATTGAAACATCTTCATCCGCCTTGGCGCAACTATTTCCTCTTCTATCGCGATCAAAGCAGCAAGAAACCGTGCGTTTTTGGTTCGCCCATCTCCGTACTTCATGGAGATTACCGGCAGGCCGTGGTCAAATTCTAGCACTCGGTACAGTGTTCAGGCAATTTGGAGCACAAAGTGATGTCCAAGAAGACATCGTGACCGAGATTCTTCGTTACACCGGGGAGGAAGAACTCATCGAGAAACGAGTTGCTGCTGTAAAATGCTTGTCCACCAGCATCTTGCCATTTATGA CTACCACCGACACAATTGCGAGCAATTTTGTCGAATTCTTGAATGATTATACCACTGATAGAAGAGGTGATATTGGGTCTCTTATTCGAGTTGAGGCAATCCAGGCAGTCGGCATCTTGCTTCAAAGACAATCGAACTCTACACCACGCTCGACACCTGTTCAAACTTTGGTTGGGTGTCTTTGCCGTCTTGCATGCGAAAAGCTCGACAAGGTCAGACTGCAAGCATGGATTTCTCTACAAAATTTCTGGGAATCAGCAAGTGATCTCCCTCCACTTGAAAA GAAATTCGAGCACTTCAGCCATGTTTCGTCACAAGAGTACTTTGCTCAACTACTTACTTTGCAGGAAGTTGACTGGCTTCGTCTTCCACTGTTACAAGGACTGGCTACTTCTGCTATTTCAGGAGCAGAAGGTCTTGTTCGAGCATCTCGCTCAGCTCTGACGCAGTTGCTCTATTCCAAAGCTGAACCCCGACGCCAGGAGATATTGATGGTTTTCTTGCAGGATCTTTCAACGGTACTGAGTGACAACCTACAAGATGACCGTTTTGCCATTCCAGCCGTCGAATTTGTTGCATTTTTAATTGACAGTTACATCCCTGTTATCCCGGAAGGCTCAGATCCAAG TTTCCGAAAATTGTTTACGCTAGTCCAAAAAGCACATTTCAGATCTGCGAACATGGCTCGATTGGAAGCTGCAGTCAAAGTCTATGCTACATTATCAAGGATTGACTCCTTGCGAGATAGTgtcttgaagaagatgaccggACTGCTTTTGCATCCTTTCCCAAGG GTCCGATCAAGCGCTGCAGAGTATCTATTTGTTGTGACAGATTCTGAGATTGCCAAATACGAAGACTGGTCTGCGTCGCCTAAAAAGCTGAAGCCCCAGGTGGATAATCTGAAGGTCACCATTTCTCTGGAGGGATAA
- a CDS encoding reverse transcriptase — MQGTQQDVPQGPSSNITLSRAELHEILDDALTRARTREVDNVRAIVDEVITARRDDIRGPPGRDGQDAPHSTAHWKTDDVGYFTPDPTSDVHVRTLRGTTYYTNVYAFINQLKALIPLKSEEVVRANLPSCLREAAARWYSAELSDEERQDLSVRSLELGWFATLERRFKPRATEAIVKVMAPSSVYSWRDVRAGRSVTEWAQNMLRDAQAAEITGTTTVLRLVWTRLEPALQRDIREPSPATTISQFMADLDLRYGQCPNQFVIKLMWNSIPNVQRQSQQQFPRNAYQPPPNVPQIQAQRTSYVPPQQQQPQGAYQPRQQQPQGQTNQAGQLLLSDKPWNQAGYSNTGYVARQPRARPAAAYQAEPQEVAPPDESLPAFYDGQHFYDPHNDAYYVDEEYNSYAEYPEEDPQAYWQAPPFQDNEDDHDQPCYSVTEDLTPTATCLHCSAAFLSNNKLHAHLKDCASRHTAAAVDDTTVAYYISQL, encoded by the exons ATGCAGGGCACACAGCAGGACGTCCCGCAGGGACCTTCGTCCAATATCACCCTGTCGAGGGCTGAACTGCATGAAATCCTTGATGACGCGCTTACTCGAGCTCGTACACGCGAGGTCGACAACGTTCGAGCAATAGTTGACGAAGTCATCACGGCGCGTCGTGACGATATCCGCGGGCCACCGGGTCGAGACGGACAGGATGCACCACATAGCACCGCGCACTGGAAGACGGACGACGTAGGTTACTTCACACCTGACCCTACGTCAGACGTACATGTACGCACTCTTCGGGGAACCACGTACTACACGAATGTTTATGCCTTCATCAACCAGCTAaaggcattgatcccgttgaAATCTGAGGAAGTGGTCCGAGCGAACCTACCATCGTGCCTGCGGGAGGCAGCAGCTCGATGGTACAGCGCGGAGCTGTCAGACGAAGAGAGGCAGGATTTAAGTGTCCGCTCTCTGGAGTTGGGCTGGTTCGCCACCCTTGAAAGACGGTTCAAGCCGCGCGCCACAGAGGCGATCGTCAAAGTGATGGCACCGTCATCAGTCTACTCCTGGCGGGACGTACGCGCAGGGCGCAGTGTTACAGAATGGGCCCAAAACATGTTACGAGACGCCCAAGCAGCCGAGATAACAGGTACTACAACAGTGCTCCGCCTAGTGTGGACACGTCTTGAACCAGCACTTCAGCGTGACATACGGGAACCCAGCCCAGCTACCACGATCTCGCAGTTCATGGCAGACTTAGATTTGCGTTATGGACAGTG CCCCAATCAGTTCGTTATCAAG CTTATGTGGAATTCGATTCCTAACGTACAACGTCAATCACAGCAGCAGTTCCCTAGGAATGCTTACCAGCCACCGCCAAATGTTCCTCAAATCCAGGCTCAGCGTACGTCTTACGTACCGCCTcagcaacaacaaccacAAGGAGCCTACCAGCCGCGTCAGCAGCAGCCGCAGGGCCAGACCAACCAAGCCGGCCAGCTCTTGCTCTCTGACAAGCCGTGGAATCAAGCCGGTTACTCCAACACAGGCTACGTAGCGCGGCAGCCACGCGCTCGGCCAGCTGCAGCATACCAAGCGGAGCCACAGGAAGTTGCTCCTCCCGACGAGAGCTTGCCAGCGTTTTACGACGGCCAGCACTTCTATGACCCCCACAATGACGCGTATTATGTAGATGAGGAATACAACAGCTATGCGGAGTACCCTGAGGAGGATCCTCAAGCGTACTGGCAGGCCCCTCCTTTTCAGGACAACGAGGACGACCATGACCAACCATGTTACTCCGTGACAGAGGATCTCACACCTACCGCCACCTGCCTACACTGCTCTGCCGCCTTTTTATCCAATAACAAACTCCACGCGCACCTAAAGGACTGCGCTTCGAGACACACAGCAGCCGCAGTCGATGACACCACCGTTGCGTACTACATATCCCagttgtga